A region of Pseudarthrobacter sp. NIBRBAC000502770 DNA encodes the following proteins:
- a CDS encoding adenylate kinase: MSRLLIIGPPGSGKGTQAGHLARHFQVPAVSTGDIFRSNVRRKTDLGNQAARYLDDGHFVPDHLTNALVKDRLLESDARKGFLLDGYPRTAPQALELDSMLADHGHVLDAVIELTAPDAELEERMQRRALEQGRTDDTIDVFRRRLDLYRRQTHEVVSVYAGRGILVSVNGSGDPGGITAAAIAAVEQFLAAPRPPS; this comes from the coding sequence ATGAGCAGGCTCCTTATCATCGGCCCACCGGGCTCCGGCAAGGGAACGCAGGCCGGGCACCTGGCGCGGCATTTCCAGGTCCCGGCCGTGTCCACCGGGGACATCTTCAGGAGCAACGTCAGGCGGAAGACGGACTTGGGGAACCAGGCCGCCCGGTACCTCGATGACGGCCATTTCGTCCCGGACCACCTCACCAACGCGCTGGTGAAGGACCGGCTCCTGGAAAGCGATGCGAGGAAAGGATTCCTGCTGGACGGCTATCCACGCACCGCCCCGCAGGCATTGGAACTGGATAGCATGCTCGCGGACCACGGCCACGTGCTGGACGCTGTCATCGAACTGACGGCGCCGGACGCTGAACTGGAGGAGCGGATGCAGCGGCGTGCCCTGGAGCAGGGCCGCACCGATGACACGATCGACGTTTTTCGGCGCAGGCTGGATCTCTACCGCCGGCAGACCCATGAAGTAGTCTCGGTGTACGCGGGGCGGGGCATCCTGGTGTCCGTCAACGGCAGCGGCGATCCGGGCGGGATTACCGCAGCGGCAATTGCCGCCGTCGAACAGTTCCTTGCAGCCCCGCGCCCTCCGTCCTGA
- a CDS encoding GAF and ANTAR domain-containing protein: MAGESTAKTDTSITEHLHELVLNSSDVEDFLNELAQVSARNLSEPGDEMLCAITLLRQRKTATIASSSPEAKSIGRLEHRFAETPSLTAFTAQETVHAPDLDDDGRWPDYSPAVLAKGVRSVAALPFRLEGETKAALLLYSRRAHRFGGRVLKFAEDFVSQTSLALRLAVRFAHYSETAANLRATLESRTVIDMAVGIIMAQNRCSQEDAFAILKTASSTRNTKLHDVAAAVVNALGQGPARTHYDG; encoded by the coding sequence GTGGCCGGCGAGTCAACAGCAAAAACCGATACATCCATCACCGAACACCTGCATGAACTGGTCCTCAACAGCTCCGACGTTGAGGACTTCCTCAACGAACTGGCACAGGTGTCCGCACGTAACCTTTCCGAGCCCGGCGACGAGATGCTGTGCGCCATTACCCTGCTCCGGCAGCGGAAGACAGCGACGATAGCCAGCAGCAGCCCCGAGGCAAAGTCCATCGGACGGCTCGAGCACAGGTTCGCCGAGACTCCGAGCCTGACCGCATTCACGGCGCAGGAGACTGTCCACGCGCCGGACCTCGACGACGACGGGCGCTGGCCAGACTACTCCCCTGCCGTCCTGGCGAAGGGGGTCCGGTCGGTTGCCGCCCTTCCCTTCCGGCTCGAAGGTGAAACCAAGGCAGCACTGCTGCTGTACTCCCGCCGAGCCCATCGCTTCGGGGGCCGGGTACTGAAGTTCGCCGAGGATTTCGTCAGCCAAACATCCCTGGCGCTCCGCCTTGCAGTGCGCTTTGCGCATTACAGCGAGACGGCGGCGAACCTCCGCGCCACCCTGGAGTCCCGCACGGTAATCGACATGGCGGTGGGCATCATCATGGCCCAGAACCGGTGCAGCCAGGAGGACGCTTTCGCCATCCTGAAGACCGCGTCGAGCACCCGCAACACCAAGCTCCACGATGTGGCCGCGGCCGTGGTGAACGCCCTGGGCCAAGGGCCTGCGCGCACCCATTACGACGGCTAG
- a CDS encoding response regulator transcription factor, translating into MEQQRVCLVVEDDDDIRGLISVVLAHAGFKVTAVATGAEGIAAAADPAIALVTLDLGLPDMDGHVVAQAIGNLTTAPLLFLTARSEEDDVLAGMASGAAGYLTKPFHPKELKELAGQLCPAAAASGEPHLPGKSHC; encoded by the coding sequence TTGGAACAGCAGCGTGTTTGCCTTGTCGTAGAAGATGACGACGATATCCGGGGCCTGATCTCCGTGGTCCTTGCCCATGCGGGCTTCAAGGTCACAGCCGTGGCCACAGGCGCGGAGGGCATCGCCGCAGCGGCCGATCCCGCCATCGCCCTGGTCACCCTGGACCTTGGCCTTCCGGATATGGACGGGCACGTGGTGGCGCAAGCCATCGGAAACCTCACCACCGCGCCCCTGCTGTTCCTCACCGCCCGCTCCGAGGAGGACGACGTCCTTGCCGGCATGGCGTCCGGGGCCGCCGGCTACCTCACCAAACCCTTCCATCCGAAGGAACTGAAGGAGCTCGCCGGGCAGCTGTGCCCGGCGGCGGCCGCCTCAGGGGAGCCGCACCTACCCGGCAAATCGCACTGCTGA
- a CDS encoding metalloregulator ArsR/SmtB family transcription factor, whose protein sequence is MNADKNACALGTDSQYVELAVEVFAMLADATRVRIVLALREGEMAVGALADVVGKSPAAVSQHLAKMRLARMVSTRQDGTRVMYRLENEHARQLVADAIFQAEHALGGEPAHHRAANHTAQRSAS, encoded by the coding sequence ATGAATGCAGATAAGAATGCTTGCGCCCTGGGCACCGACAGCCAGTACGTGGAGCTGGCAGTGGAGGTGTTCGCCATGCTGGCGGATGCCACCAGGGTGCGCATAGTCCTTGCGCTCCGCGAGGGGGAGATGGCGGTGGGCGCCCTTGCGGACGTTGTGGGCAAATCTCCCGCCGCCGTATCCCAGCACCTGGCAAAAATGAGGCTGGCACGAATGGTGTCTACCCGCCAGGACGGAACCCGGGTGATGTACCGGCTGGAGAACGAACACGCCCGGCAGCTGGTGGCCGACGCGATTTTCCAGGCCGAGCATGCCCTCGGCGGGGAACCGGCCCACCACCGGGCCGCCAACCACACCGCGCAACGGAGTGCCTCATGA
- a CDS encoding cation diffusion facilitator family transporter, with translation MSRPHQESTHTHGHGHDHDHGHDHDHDHDHHHHDHDHDHHHHDHDHDHDHHHHSGFKGWLFELFVPHTHDAADSIDDAMEASTEGIRALKISMFVLLATTVLQFLVVLFSSSVALLADTIHNFSDALTAVPLWVAFILGRRAANRRYTYGYGRAEDLAGLFIVAVVALSAVVAGWQSVDRLIHPQPLQNLGWVMAAGLIGFAGNEAVAIYRIRVGRRIGSAALVADGVHARTDGFTSLAVVIGAVGVMLGFPLADPIVGLVISAAIMVLLWGTVRSIGRRLMDGIEPDLVSRALLALEETPGVLAVGNLQLRWSGHRLQGSARIELADTELSQAEEILDRAGHRLRHALPKLDHMLLAPATRR, from the coding sequence ATGAGCCGGCCGCACCAGGAGTCAACGCACACCCACGGGCACGGGCATGACCATGACCACGGGCACGACCACGACCACGACCACGACCACCACCATCACGACCACGACCACGACCACCACCATCACGACCACGACCACGACCACGACCACCATCACCATTCCGGGTTCAAGGGCTGGCTGTTCGAACTGTTCGTGCCGCACACGCACGACGCCGCAGATTCCATTGACGACGCGATGGAAGCCAGCACCGAGGGCATCCGTGCGCTGAAGATCAGCATGTTCGTGCTGCTGGCCACCACCGTGCTGCAGTTCCTGGTGGTCCTGTTCAGCAGCTCGGTGGCCTTGCTGGCGGACACCATCCACAACTTCTCCGATGCCCTGACCGCGGTGCCCCTGTGGGTTGCCTTCATCCTCGGGCGCAGGGCCGCCAACCGCCGGTACACCTACGGCTACGGCCGGGCAGAGGACCTGGCCGGCCTGTTCATCGTGGCTGTGGTGGCGCTCTCCGCCGTCGTGGCCGGTTGGCAGTCGGTGGACCGGCTGATCCATCCCCAGCCGCTCCAGAACCTGGGCTGGGTCATGGCCGCGGGCCTTATCGGCTTTGCAGGAAACGAGGCCGTAGCCATTTACCGCATCCGGGTCGGCCGCAGGATCGGTTCCGCAGCGCTGGTGGCCGACGGCGTGCACGCCCGGACCGACGGTTTCACCTCGTTGGCTGTGGTGATCGGCGCCGTCGGCGTCATGCTCGGTTTTCCGCTGGCGGATCCCATCGTTGGCTTGGTCATTTCAGCAGCCATCATGGTGCTGCTCTGGGGCACCGTCCGGAGCATCGGCCGGCGGCTCATGGATGGCATCGAACCAGACCTGGTTTCGCGCGCACTGCTGGCACTGGAGGAGACGCCGGGCGTCCTCGCGGTAGGAAACCTGCAGCTGCGGTGGTCCGGCCACCGCCTCCAGGGATCGGCACGGATCGAACTCGCTGACACGGAGTTGTCGCAGGCCGAAGAGATCCTTGACCGCGCCGGCCACCGGCTCCGGCACGCACTGCCCAAGCTTGACCACATGCTCCTGGCTCCCGCCACCCGGCGGTAG
- a CDS encoding acyl-CoA desaturase, with protein MSVITPSKVTPAGSSRTRPGKLAESGSPAVRPPAAAHLSDEQVAELGRELDAIRDEILGKRGAEDAAYIRRMIKIQRGLEISGRAALLVSKNKAAWVAGTTLLSLAKILENMELGHNILHGQWDWMRDPDIHSTTWEWDFVTPSRSWQHTHNDLHHRWTNVVGKDNDVGYNLLRMDENQPWKPINLANPLFNAILAPVFEWGIAIYDLELTEYKEGTKSKEALLKDLKALGKKVVTQFTKDYAATPAVAMLTGSAKQALFGTITANAIRNVWAHAVIFCGHFPEGTDTFTEEMVDGETRGDWYVRQMIGSANISGSKFMHLMTGNLSHQIEHHLFPDLPSNRYAEVAPRVREICQRYGLKYTTGPLLKQVGSSWAKVFKLALPGKPARA; from the coding sequence ATGTCTGTAATCACACCAAGCAAGGTCACCCCCGCGGGAAGCTCGAGAACCCGGCCCGGGAAGCTTGCCGAATCCGGCAGCCCCGCCGTCCGGCCCCCCGCAGCCGCGCACCTCAGCGATGAGCAGGTAGCGGAGCTGGGCCGTGAGCTCGACGCCATCCGGGACGAGATCCTGGGCAAGCGCGGGGCGGAGGACGCCGCCTACATCCGCCGGATGATCAAGATCCAGCGTGGCCTGGAGATTTCCGGCCGCGCCGCCCTCCTGGTCAGCAAGAACAAAGCCGCGTGGGTCGCGGGGACCACCCTGCTCAGCCTGGCCAAGATCCTGGAAAACATGGAGCTGGGCCACAACATCCTGCACGGCCAGTGGGACTGGATGCGGGACCCGGACATCCACTCCACCACCTGGGAATGGGACTTCGTCACCCCCTCGCGGTCCTGGCAGCACACCCACAACGACCTGCACCACCGGTGGACCAACGTGGTGGGCAAGGACAACGACGTCGGATACAACCTCCTGCGCATGGACGAGAACCAGCCGTGGAAGCCCATCAATCTGGCCAACCCGTTGTTCAACGCCATCCTGGCGCCGGTTTTCGAGTGGGGCATCGCCATCTACGACCTCGAGCTGACCGAGTACAAGGAAGGCACCAAGTCCAAGGAAGCCCTGCTCAAGGACCTCAAGGCGCTGGGCAAGAAGGTCGTAACCCAGTTCACCAAGGACTACGCGGCCACTCCTGCCGTCGCCATGCTGACCGGATCCGCCAAGCAGGCGCTGTTCGGCACGATCACTGCCAACGCCATCCGCAATGTCTGGGCCCACGCGGTCATCTTCTGCGGCCACTTCCCGGAAGGAACCGACACCTTCACCGAAGAGATGGTGGACGGCGAAACCCGCGGTGACTGGTATGTCCGGCAGATGATTGGCTCAGCCAACATCTCAGGCTCGAAATTCATGCACCTTATGACGGGCAACCTCTCGCACCAGATTGAGCACCACCTCTTCCCGGACCTGCCCTCCAACCGGTACGCGGAGGTGGCGCCGAGGGTCCGTGAGATCTGCCAGCGCTACGGCCTGAAGTACACCACCGGTCCGCTCCTGAAGCAGGTGGGCTCGTCCTGGGCCAAGGTCTTCAAACTGGCGCTGCCTGGAAAGCCTGCCCGGGCCTAG